The sequence ATTGAACAGGAAATTGGCGTTGACCGGGAAGTTGTAATCGCCATATGGGGCATAGAATCCCGCTTCGGTACCTATAGCGGTGGCTTCAACGTCTTTCAGACCCTGAACACGCTCTTTGATGCCTACCCCCGTAGATCCGATTTTTTCCGAAAAGAGTTGATTGAATTCCTTATCCTCTGCAAAGAAAACCATTACAATCCCCGTATGATTACAGGTTCTTACGCTGGAGCCTTTGGCCAGACCCAGTTTATCCCTTCAAGCTTTCGCACATACGCAGTGAGCTTTGACGGCGACGAACGTCGTGATGTCTTTAACTCCATTGATGATATCCTGGCATCCATTGCCAACTATCTTCACTTCTTCCACTGGACGCTTGATGCACCTCTCTACATTGACATTGGAAAGACTTTAACGGGACCTGAAGTCATCAAGGCAAACAGCAAGGGGAGGAAAGGAGTTGTTGATTACCTCACGGTACAGAAAGAGCAGGCCATAGCCCTTCCCATTCCTCAAGCCAACAGGCCTCTTACCATCGTCGACCTGGAAATAGATCCGAAGAAAGGTGGTGGAAAACGCTATATTGCCGGATATCCCAACTTTCAGGCAATTACGGAATGGAACCATTCAAATCGATATGCCATGGCAGTCAGTGAACTTGCCGAGGCGATCAGATAACAGACCTATGATCAGAAAACATAGCACCTCTTTTTTTATTCTGCTTTCAGTTTTACTCCTCTTGTTAAATAGCTGCGCTAAAGCACCACTCAACAAAGTCTCTCCTGCAGACACTCCCCCGCTTATTGACGATTCAAACCTTAACCATCTGCTTACTGCAGCAGTGCGCCATCTACACTACCTGAATAAACTTCCCAACGACACCTCATTTACCTTCGGATCCGACAGATATCCCGTTTCCTGGATCAGAGAATCCATGACATCCTTTATTGATATCCTGAAACTGGACCCGACCAGAGACGAACTCGGTCGAATAATCAGTGAGAATTTTACGCTTTATCAGGCGGGCGGAAGAAAAGATTCTCATCAGGGTAAGATGCTGATCACGGGCTACTATGAACCTTTCCTCAAGGGAAGCCTCAAGAGAGAGGCACCCTACCTCTACCCCTTATACAGCCCTCCTCAATCCCTCGTTCAAGTAAAAGATCCCGCCAGTGGAACCCCGTTGTATAAACGAAGAAATGAAAAGGGGCAGCTCATTCCCTACTGGAGCCGAAAAGAGATTGAAGAAAATGGAGTAGCGAAGGGCAGCGAACTGGTCTACCTGAATAACCCGATCGATGCATTTATTCTCCACGTTCAAGGATCCGGAAAAATCCAACTGCAGGATGGTTCGGTTCGTTCCATCCACTACGCTGCCTCCAATGGTCTTGAATATTTCTCAATTGGCAAATTACTTGTGGATCAGGGAAAGATGAGCCTTGAAGAGGCCTCCATCCCCTCCATTCGCGCCTACCTCCGCCAGCACCCAGAAGAGCAGGAAGATATTCTCAATCACAACAGCAAATTCATTTTCTTCAACTGGGCTCCCGATGGTGACCCAGTAGGAAGCCTTGGCGAACCCCTCGTTGCAGGACGCTCCATTGCAGTTGATCCTGAAGTTCTCCCGCAGACGACCCTGGCTTTTCTCATCAGTCGTAAACCAGTGCTGGACAAAGCTGGAACAATTACAGAGTGGATCCCCATGCACCGTTTTGTCTTTCCTCAAGACACCGGATCAGCGATCAAAGGCGCTGGGCGTGCAGATCTCTACTGGGGCAGTGGCAACTACGCAAAAGCCGCAGCCGGCAGTATGAAAGAAGAAGGAACACTCTACTTTATGATTAAAAATAATTTCGAAAACCCGGACGAATAAAAGTGAAGAAACAGTGGCAGGTAAACTCCGCCGTGTTTCATGCACGGGCAGAGGAGTATGACAGCTGGTTTGATAACAGCCTGCTCTTTGATATTGAGACTGCAGCTATTGCAGCACTGTCTGGTTCTCCCAAACAGCCATCTCTTGAGATCGGTGTGGGCCCCGGTCGCTTTGCATCGCATTTTGGTTCGAACTTTGGAATTGATCCTGCCCGAGGGCCTCTCCTTTTCGCAAAATCAAGAGCCATTGCTGTCTGCCAGGCAATCGGGGAAGCACTTCCTTTTTCCAGCAAATCAATGAACAGGGTATCACTTTTTTTCACTCTCTGTTTTGTCCAGAATCCTGGGGAAGTTTTTCGCGAATCCCATCGAGTACTCCAGGAGAACGGCTTTCTGCTCCTGGGGTTTGTGCCCTCAACGGGAGCCTGGGGAAAAAACCTGCAGCAAAAAAAAGAAGAGGGGCATCCTTTTTATAAACATGCCCGTTTTTTCACCATTGAAGAAATTAAAACACTTCTTACAGATGAGGGATTTGTTCCAGGGGAATCTGTTTCAATCCTTTACCAAACACCAGGGAATGTGACTCAAATGGAATTACCACAGCCGGGTATGGATAAAGAGGCCGGCTTTATTGTGCTTCGCTCCACAAAAAGTTATAACAGATAAATACATATTGTCTGCCAGTTAATG comes from Desulfocapsa sulfexigens DSM 10523 and encodes:
- the mltA gene encoding murein transglycosylase A — translated: MIRKHSTSFFILLSVLLLLLNSCAKAPLNKVSPADTPPLIDDSNLNHLLTAAVRHLHYLNKLPNDTSFTFGSDRYPVSWIRESMTSFIDILKLDPTRDELGRIISENFTLYQAGGRKDSHQGKMLITGYYEPFLKGSLKREAPYLYPLYSPPQSLVQVKDPASGTPLYKRRNEKGQLIPYWSRKEIEENGVAKGSELVYLNNPIDAFILHVQGSGKIQLQDGSVRSIHYAASNGLEYFSIGKLLVDQGKMSLEEASIPSIRAYLRQHPEEQEDILNHNSKFIFFNWAPDGDPVGSLGEPLVAGRSIAVDPEVLPQTTLAFLISRKPVLDKAGTITEWIPMHRFVFPQDTGSAIKGAGRADLYWGSGNYAKAAAGSMKEEGTLYFMIKNNFENPDE
- a CDS encoding class I SAM-dependent methyltransferase, which encodes MKKQWQVNSAVFHARAEEYDSWFDNSLLFDIETAAIAALSGSPKQPSLEIGVGPGRFASHFGSNFGIDPARGPLLFAKSRAIAVCQAIGEALPFSSKSMNRVSLFFTLCFVQNPGEVFRESHRVLQENGFLLLGFVPSTGAWGKNLQQKKEEGHPFYKHARFFTIEEIKTLLTDEGFVPGESVSILYQTPGNVTQMELPQPGMDKEAGFIVLRSTKSYNR
- a CDS encoding lytic murein transglycosylase — translated: MPGIFILLLCLTFPAHNGIAEDKVLAADLVKNGQKIDLSQEKYRLLFEELEQVHQFTKDEIGAIFKGVKIKRKVLVLMDTQWEAKPYYQYRPRFITKSVIREAKKKLKKHKDILDRIEQEIGVDREVVIAIWGIESRFGTYSGGFNVFQTLNTLFDAYPRRSDFFRKELIEFLILCKENHYNPRMITGSYAGAFGQTQFIPSSFRTYAVSFDGDERRDVFNSIDDILASIANYLHFFHWTLDAPLYIDIGKTLTGPEVIKANSKGRKGVVDYLTVQKEQAIALPIPQANRPLTIVDLEIDPKKGGGKRYIAGYPNFQAITEWNHSNRYAMAVSELAEAIR